The Haloplanus salinarum genome includes a region encoding these proteins:
- a CDS encoding DUF6339 family protein translates to MVGYRSSSNRVRTNRFTALVGVAVSILFVTATLVTDKTGSSDPGVGHFLTAVRYPDFVRHRWEFKTKRAMTEKFLAGGQDIYSNALHRLWWIAELTYTEDKAGPDRYDLTEQVLRNQTLANRIFDRDFARYKPAARACVEALVDEPTDVADETTLRFSHALTNLQLEGLTDERLHEILVRIKAEVKEEH, encoded by the coding sequence ATGGTAGGTTATCGATCCTCTTCGAATAGAGTGAGGACTAACAGATTCACAGCATTGGTAGGCGTTGCTGTATCCATACTCTTTGTCACAGCAACACTCGTTACCGACAAAACAGGGTCGAGTGATCCCGGAGTTGGGCATTTTCTCACCGCTGTACGTTACCCCGACTTCGTTCGTCATCGGTGGGAATTCAAAACGAAACGAGCGATGACTGAAAAGTTCCTCGCCGGTGGACAGGACATCTACTCAAACGCACTCCACCGGCTCTGGTGGATCGCCGAACTCACCTATACGGAGGATAAGGCGGGTCCTGACAGATACGACCTCACGGAACAGGTACTCAGAAATCAAACGCTCGCGAACCGCATCTTCGATCGAGACTTCGCTAGGTACAAGCCGGCAGCGAGAGCCTGCGTAGAGGCCCTCGTAGACGAACCGACCGATGTCGCGGACGAGACGACGCTAAGGTTCAGTCACGCTCTGACGAACCTACAACTGGAGGGCCTCACCGACGAGCGTCTCCACGAAATCCTCGTGCGAATCAAGGCAGAAGTAAAAGAGGAACATTGA